The Bombus terrestris chromosome 4, iyBomTerr1.2, whole genome shotgun sequence genome has a window encoding:
- the LOC100650556 gene encoding phenylalanine--tRNA ligase beta subunit isoform X2, translating to MPTINIKRDLLFKTLGKTYSDAEFQNLCFEFGLELDEVTTEKQMTKEQNLNHSEEVCEEVVYKIDIPANRYDLLCLEGLALGLLIFQKQMDIPQYTKIFPSTNTQKIIMTKQCMKIRGHIVAAVLRDVTFSKDSYNSFIDLQEKLHQNIGRKRTLVSIGTHDLDTVRGPFLYDARPPTDICFKPLNQEMEYTAEGIMNLYENHAQLKQYLHIIKDSPVYPVVEDSNGIILSLPPIINGDHSKITLNTKNILIECTATDLTKAKVVLDTIVCAFSQYCKIKYSVEMVEIVYPDEQVFHYPDLKYRIEEMNCEKAIKYIGIKQTAEELANLLSRMSLKTSVKDDNILNIEVPPTRHDVIHACDIYEDIAIAYGYNKIEKTIPRLSTTADEVARTTLIPGLLKTLAANKKMPLPHKLFEVSDIILKDNDVEVGARNNRHLCAVYCNKSDGFEVIHGLLDRILQILEVPWSGSKNANGYYLRAVDDPTFFPHRCAEILCYDKVIGKMGVLHPDVISRFELNTPCSILEIDIECFL from the exons atgccGACTATTAATATTAAACGTGACTTGCTGTTTAAAACTCTTGGTAAAACATATT CGGATGCCGAATTTCAAAACTTATGTTTTGAGTTTGGATTAGAATTGGACGAAGTG aCAACAGAGAAACAAATGACAAAGGAGCAAAATTTAAATCATAGTGAAGAAGTATGTGAAGAAGttgtatataaaattgatataccTGCAAATAGATACGATCTATTATGCTTAGAAGGTTTAGCTCTTGGACTTCTTATATTTCAAAAGCA aatGGATATACCACAATATACAAAGATATTTCCAAGTACAAACACACAAAAGATTATAATGACAAAGCAG tGCATGAAAATTAGAGGACATATTGTTGCAGCAGTTTTACGTGATGTTACATTTTCTAAAGATTCTTATAACAGCTTCATCGATCTTCAAGAAAAATTGCATCAAAATATAGGTAGGAAAAGAACTTTAGTATCGATTGGAACCCATGATCTAGACACTGTCAGAGGCCCATTTTTATATGATGCAAGGCCACCAACTGACATTTGTTTTAAGCCACTTAATCAAGAGATGGAATATACAGCAGAAGGAATTATGAATTTATACGAA AACCATGCGCAATTAAAGCAATATCTGCATATTATAAAGGACAGTCCAGTTTATCCAGTAGTAGAAGACAGTAATGGAATCATTTTATCACTGCCACCTATTATCAATGGGGATCACTCAAAAATTACACTCaatactaaaaatatattaattgaatGTACTGCGACAGATTTAACAAAG GCAAAGGTAGTATTGGATACTATAGTTTGTGCTTTTAGTCAatactgtaaaataaaatattcagtaGAAATGGTGGAAATTGTGTATCCTGATGAACAAGTATTTCATTATCCAGACTTGAAATATCGAATTGAGGAAATGAATTGtgaaaaagcaataaaatacaTTGGTATAAAACAAACTGCGGAGGAATTGGCTAATTTGCTTTCTAGAATGTCTTTGAAAACATCTGTTAAAGatgataatatattaaacatCGAAGTGCCTCCTACAAGACACGATGTGATACATGCATGTGATATTTATGAAGATATTGCTATAGCGTATggatataataaaattgagaaaactATACCGCGTTTATCTACCACTGCGGATGAG GTTGCCCGTACTACTCTCATACCAGGATTATTGAAAACGTTAGCTGCAAATAAGAAGATGCCACTTCCTCATAAATTATTTGAAGTTTCCGACATTATATTAAAAGATAACGATGTGGAAGTTGGTGCACGTAATAATCGACATTTATGCGCGGTATATTGCAATAAATCTGACGGTTTTGAAGTAATTCATGGTTTATTGGATAGAATATTGCAAATATTAGAAGTGCCATGGAGTGGCAGTAAGAATGCAAATGGATATTATCTTCGTGCTGTCGATG ATCCCACTTTCTTCCCTCATCGTTGTGcggaaatattatgttatgataAAGTGATTGGAAAGATGGGAGTTCTACATCCAGATGTAATTTCAAGATTTGAATTAAATACACCTTGCTCTATATTAGAAATTGATATCGAATGCTTTTTATAA
- the LOC100650556 gene encoding phenylalanine--tRNA ligase beta subunit isoform X1, with translation MPTINIKRDLLFKTLGKTYSDAEFQNLCFEFGLELDEVTTEKQMTKEQNLNHSEEVCEEVVYKIDIPANRYDLLCLEGLALGLLIFQKQMDIPQYTKIFPSTNTQKIIMTKQCMKIRGHIVAAVLRDVTFSKDSYNSFIDLQEKLHQNIGRKRTLVSIGTHDLDTVRGPFLYDARPPTDICFKPLNQEMEYTAEGIMNLYENHAQLKQYLHIIKDSPVYPVVEDSNGIILSLPPIINGDHSKITLNTKNILIECTATDLTKAKVVLDTIVCAFSQYCKIKYSVEMVEIVYPDEQVFHYPDLKYRIEEMNCEKAIKYIGIKQTAEELANLLSRMSLKTSVKDDNILNIEVPPTRHDVIHACDIYEDIAIAYGYNKIEKTIPRLSTTADEFPLNKLSDQLRIELACAGFTEALTFSLCSREDVADKLGHELSNIPVVHVLNPKTLEFQVARTTLIPGLLKTLAANKKMPLPHKLFEVSDIILKDNDVEVGARNNRHLCAVYCNKSDGFEVIHGLLDRILQILEVPWSGSKNANGYYLRAVDDPTFFPHRCAEILCYDKVIGKMGVLHPDVISRFELNTPCSILEIDIECFL, from the exons atgccGACTATTAATATTAAACGTGACTTGCTGTTTAAAACTCTTGGTAAAACATATT CGGATGCCGAATTTCAAAACTTATGTTTTGAGTTTGGATTAGAATTGGACGAAGTG aCAACAGAGAAACAAATGACAAAGGAGCAAAATTTAAATCATAGTGAAGAAGTATGTGAAGAAGttgtatataaaattgatataccTGCAAATAGATACGATCTATTATGCTTAGAAGGTTTAGCTCTTGGACTTCTTATATTTCAAAAGCA aatGGATATACCACAATATACAAAGATATTTCCAAGTACAAACACACAAAAGATTATAATGACAAAGCAG tGCATGAAAATTAGAGGACATATTGTTGCAGCAGTTTTACGTGATGTTACATTTTCTAAAGATTCTTATAACAGCTTCATCGATCTTCAAGAAAAATTGCATCAAAATATAGGTAGGAAAAGAACTTTAGTATCGATTGGAACCCATGATCTAGACACTGTCAGAGGCCCATTTTTATATGATGCAAGGCCACCAACTGACATTTGTTTTAAGCCACTTAATCAAGAGATGGAATATACAGCAGAAGGAATTATGAATTTATACGAA AACCATGCGCAATTAAAGCAATATCTGCATATTATAAAGGACAGTCCAGTTTATCCAGTAGTAGAAGACAGTAATGGAATCATTTTATCACTGCCACCTATTATCAATGGGGATCACTCAAAAATTACACTCaatactaaaaatatattaattgaatGTACTGCGACAGATTTAACAAAG GCAAAGGTAGTATTGGATACTATAGTTTGTGCTTTTAGTCAatactgtaaaataaaatattcagtaGAAATGGTGGAAATTGTGTATCCTGATGAACAAGTATTTCATTATCCAGACTTGAAATATCGAATTGAGGAAATGAATTGtgaaaaagcaataaaatacaTTGGTATAAAACAAACTGCGGAGGAATTGGCTAATTTGCTTTCTAGAATGTCTTTGAAAACATCTGTTAAAGatgataatatattaaacatCGAAGTGCCTCCTACAAGACACGATGTGATACATGCATGTGATATTTATGAAGATATTGCTATAGCGTATggatataataaaattgagaaaactATACCGCGTTTATCTACCACTGCGGATGAG tttCCATTGAATAAATTATCCGATCAGTTACGGATAGAATTAGCTTGTGCTGGATTCACAGAAGCATTGACATTTTCATTG TGTTCTCGTGAAGATGTAGCGGATAAATTAGGTCACGAATTATCAAACATACCAGTTGTCCATGTGTTAAATCCAAAAACATTAGAATTTCAG GTTGCCCGTACTACTCTCATACCAGGATTATTGAAAACGTTAGCTGCAAATAAGAAGATGCCACTTCCTCATAAATTATTTGAAGTTTCCGACATTATATTAAAAGATAACGATGTGGAAGTTGGTGCACGTAATAATCGACATTTATGCGCGGTATATTGCAATAAATCTGACGGTTTTGAAGTAATTCATGGTTTATTGGATAGAATATTGCAAATATTAGAAGTGCCATGGAGTGGCAGTAAGAATGCAAATGGATATTATCTTCGTGCTGTCGATG ATCCCACTTTCTTCCCTCATCGTTGTGcggaaatattatgttatgataAAGTGATTGGAAAGATGGGAGTTCTACATCCAGATGTAATTTCAAGATTTGAATTAAATACACCTTGCTCTATATTAGAAATTGATATCGAATGCTTTTTATAA
- the LOC105665666 gene encoding protein cornichon isoform X1, whose amino-acid sequence MAFSLAAFSYIVALIVDAFLIIFAIFHVIAFDELKTGYKNPIEQCNSLNSLVIPEYGIHILINILFLISSQWLSLLLNMPLIIYHLWQYYHRPIMSKPGLYDPTSIMSAQALKIHQREGWSKLIFYLLSFFYYLYGMISSLIY is encoded by the exons ATGGCGTTCAGTTTAGCCGCTTTTTCATATATCGTGGCTTTAATTGTAGATgcttttttaatcatttttgcaatatttcat GTTATTGCATTTGATGAATTAAAAACTGGCTATAAAAATCCAATTGAACAATGCAATAGTTTAAATTCG CTAGTTATTCCAGAATATGGAATACACATTTTAATCaacattttatttctaattagtAGTCAATGGCTTTCGTTGCTTTTAAATATGCCATTGATAATATATCACTTGTGGCAATATTATCATAGACCTATCATGTCTAAACCAGGTCTTTATGATCCCACTAGCATAATGAGTGCTCAAGCTCTCAAAATTCATCAGAGAGAAGGATGGAGTAAacttatattttatcttttatcatttttttattatttatatgg AATGATTAGTTCATTGATTTACTGA
- the LOC105665666 gene encoding protein cornichon isoform X2, whose translation MAFSLAAFSYIVALIVDAFLIIFAIFHVIAFDELKTGYKNPIEQCNSLNSLVIPEYGIHILINILFLISSQWLSLLLNMPLIIYHLWQYYHRPIMSKPGLYDPTSIMSAQALKIHQREGWSKLIFYLLSFFYYLYG comes from the exons ATGGCGTTCAGTTTAGCCGCTTTTTCATATATCGTGGCTTTAATTGTAGATgcttttttaatcatttttgcaatatttcat GTTATTGCATTTGATGAATTAAAAACTGGCTATAAAAATCCAATTGAACAATGCAATAGTTTAAATTCG CTAGTTATTCCAGAATATGGAATACACATTTTAATCaacattttatttctaattagtAGTCAATGGCTTTCGTTGCTTTTAAATATGCCATTGATAATATATCACTTGTGGCAATATTATCATAGACCTATCATGTCTAAACCAGGTCTTTATGATCCCACTAGCATAATGAGTGCTCAAGCTCTCAAAATTCATCAGAGAGAAGGATGGAGTAAacttatattttatcttttatcatttttttattatttatatgggTAA
- the LOC100650679 gene encoding magnesium transporter NIPA2 isoform X1, with product MSRIAKIAVDTQLYDATNFYIGLGLAISSSGFIGASFIIKKKALIRLQRRGALRASSGGFGYLKEWMWWTGLLSMAVGEAANFAAYAFAPASLVTPLGALSVLISAILASKYLNEKLNLLGKIGCLLCILGSTVLVIHSPKEEEISTLNELLDKVKDPGYIIYVLIVIICSILIIFYFGPAYGNQNIMIYICLCSSIGSLTVTSCKGLGLALKETILGFNNGFTNWLTWAFLFSAILCISVQMNYLNRSLDLYETTIVTPIYYVVFTTLVIIASAILFREWENMSAEDILGSSCGFLTVIIAIFLLNAFKEIDISYENIRHMLQPKRKLLISSNNQWSDRDEERLITRLETELNHTYGAQNLTRTI from the exons ATGAGCAGAATAGCAAAAATTGCGGTTGATACACAGTTATATGATGCAACAAATTTTTACATAGGTTTAGGTTTAGCGATTAGTTCTAGTGGTTTTATAG gtgccagttttattattaaaaaaaaggcATTGATTAGATTACAAAGGCGTGGTGCATTACGAGCTTCATCCGGAGGATTTGGCTACTTAAAAGAATGGATGTGGTGGACTGGTCTTCTTTCAA TGGCGGTAGGAGAAGCAGCAAATTTTGCTGCTTATGCATTTGCACCAGCTTCGTTGGTTACTCCATTAGGAGCACTTAGCGTTTTAATATCTGCAATATTGGCATCAAAATATCTAAATGAAAAGCTTAATTTGCTAGGAAAG ATTGGTTGCCTTTTATGCATCTTAGGTTCCACAGTTCTTGTAATTCACTCtccaaaagaagaagaaatcagTACATTAAATGAGCTTTTAGATAAGGTTAAAGATCCaggatatattatttatgtattaattgtaataatatgcagtattttaattattttttattttggcCCTGCTTATGGAAATCAAAATATCATGATATATATTTGTCTGTGTTCATCCATTGGTTCATTGACCGTTACAAGTTGTAAAGGATTAGGACTGGCTTTGAAAGAAACCATTCTTGGATTTAATAATGGATTTACGAACTGGTTGACATGGGCTTTTTTATTTAGCGCTATACTCTGTATCAGCGTACAAATGAATTATTTGAATAGATCCCTCGACTTATATGAAACCACAATTGTAACACCTATTTATTATGTAGTTTTCACAACATTAGTAATAATTGCATCTGCAATATTATTCAGGGAATGGGAAAATATGAGTGCTGAGGATATCTTGGGTTCATCTTGTGGTTTTTTAACTGTAATAATtgcaatatttctattaaatgcaTTTAAAGAAATAGACATATCTTatgaaaatatcagacatatgCTGCAGCCTAAAAGAAAGTTGCTCATAAGTAGTAACAATCAGTGGAGTGACAGGGATGAAGAGAGATTAATAACAAGGTTAGAAACAGAATTAAATCATACATATGGAGCTCAAAATTTAACAAGAACTATATAA
- the LOC100650679 gene encoding magnesium transporter NIPA2 isoform X2 has protein sequence MWWTGLLSMAVGEAANFAAYAFAPASLVTPLGALSVLISAILASKYLNEKLNLLGKIGCLLCILGSTVLVIHSPKEEEISTLNELLDKVKDPGYIIYVLIVIICSILIIFYFGPAYGNQNIMIYICLCSSIGSLTVTSCKGLGLALKETILGFNNGFTNWLTWAFLFSAILCISVQMNYLNRSLDLYETTIVTPIYYVVFTTLVIIASAILFREWENMSAEDILGSSCGFLTVIIAIFLLNAFKEIDISYENIRHMLQPKRKLLISSNNQWSDRDEERLITRLETELNHTYGAQNLTRTI, from the exons ATGTGGTGGACTGGTCTTCTTTCAA TGGCGGTAGGAGAAGCAGCAAATTTTGCTGCTTATGCATTTGCACCAGCTTCGTTGGTTACTCCATTAGGAGCACTTAGCGTTTTAATATCTGCAATATTGGCATCAAAATATCTAAATGAAAAGCTTAATTTGCTAGGAAAG ATTGGTTGCCTTTTATGCATCTTAGGTTCCACAGTTCTTGTAATTCACTCtccaaaagaagaagaaatcagTACATTAAATGAGCTTTTAGATAAGGTTAAAGATCCaggatatattatttatgtattaattgtaataatatgcagtattttaattattttttattttggcCCTGCTTATGGAAATCAAAATATCATGATATATATTTGTCTGTGTTCATCCATTGGTTCATTGACCGTTACAAGTTGTAAAGGATTAGGACTGGCTTTGAAAGAAACCATTCTTGGATTTAATAATGGATTTACGAACTGGTTGACATGGGCTTTTTTATTTAGCGCTATACTCTGTATCAGCGTACAAATGAATTATTTGAATAGATCCCTCGACTTATATGAAACCACAATTGTAACACCTATTTATTATGTAGTTTTCACAACATTAGTAATAATTGCATCTGCAATATTATTCAGGGAATGGGAAAATATGAGTGCTGAGGATATCTTGGGTTCATCTTGTGGTTTTTTAACTGTAATAATtgcaatatttctattaaatgcaTTTAAAGAAATAGACATATCTTatgaaaatatcagacatatgCTGCAGCCTAAAAGAAAGTTGCTCATAAGTAGTAACAATCAGTGGAGTGACAGGGATGAAGAGAGATTAATAACAAGGTTAGAAACAGAATTAAATCATACATATGGAGCTCAAAATTTAACAAGAACTATATAA
- the LOC100650435 gene encoding protein fuzzy homolog isoform X2 has translation MFLKSQNIKLLNTNLPDTTIMWKEFEQSITLIVIASGTTKSVLDKFLNAVFGAMILFVGIEELKNTKNIEKLKKDMRLCSPIVDSLLQCLDVGDGICSKTDIINMTECIMCQENNLFQTCLEGYMECLDSIYGCILIHGCLAVATEGWWNLSPIERKLLITAVNTEDTYSTRDIPVFLPYKSPNVAFRLVSITLINQVEVLALCGPNPSLSEIERFAIQCWKNSIDALHNAEQCYPRNLPTSINLDSETLGFLLANYKVQKFILGKNMQYAKNRVSGSHRLDILRTFYHQAVETYILSSESECDTTGDNWKFVGVKETYLCSEYHKCYAVKHGDHILCILCASTVPTHTVRLVCQKILKTLLIDKQGCW, from the exons ATGTTTCTCAAATCACAAAACATTAAACTTTTGAATACAAATTTACCCGATACTACGATAATGTGGAAAGAATTTGAACAAAGTATTACATTAATAGTTATTGCAAGTGGAACTACCAAATCTGTATTGGATAAATTCTTAAATGCAGTTTTTGGTGCAATGATCTTGTTTGTTGGTATcgaggaattaaaaaatactaaaaacaTAGAAAAGCTGAAGAAAGATATGCGTTTGTGCAGTCCAATTGTTGATAGTTTATTGCAATGTCTTGATGTTGGTGATGGAATTTGTTCAAAAACTGATATTATCAATATGACAGAATGTATAATGTGccaagaaaataatttgtttcag ACATGCTTAGAGGGTTATATGGAATGTTTGGATTCTATATATGGATGCATCTTAATACATGGGTGTTTAGCAGTAGCTACAGAAGGATGGTGGAATTTAAGTCCcattgaaagaaaattattaataacagcTGTTAATACAGAAGATACTTATAGCACGCGAGACATTCCAGTATTTTTACCTTATAAAAGTCCAAAT GTAGCTTTTAGATTAGTATCCATTACGTTGATCAATCAAGTTGAAGTATTAGCCTTATGTGGACCCAATCCGAGTTTATCAGAGATTGAAAGATTTGCCATACAATGTTGGAAAAATAGTATTGATGCTTTACACAATGCAGAACAATGTTATCCGCGTAACTTACCTACATCTATAAATTTGGATTCAGAGACACTTGG GTTTCTGTTAGCAAATTATAAGGTACAAAAGTTTATACTTGGTAAGAATATGCAGTACGCAAAAAATAGAGTCAGTGGTTCACACAGATTGGACATATTAAGAACATTTTATCATCAAGCTGTAGAGACATATATATTATCTTCAGAATCTGAATGTGATACAACAGGTGATAATTGGAAATTTGTTGGTGTAAAAGAAACTTATCTATGTTCAGAGTATCATAAATGTTATGCAGTTAAACATGGAGATCATATACTTTGCATTCTATGTGCCTCCACAGTTCCTACTCATACAGTAAGATTGGTTTGTCAAAAAATATTGAAGACATTGCTCATTGATAAACAAGGCTGTTGGTAA
- the LOC100650435 gene encoding protein fuzzy homolog isoform X1 — translation MVAHVMCLTSTGGIPLFSRQKGEGDTMTFSKIASLYGIHMFLKSQNIKLLNTNLPDTTIMWKEFEQSITLIVIASGTTKSVLDKFLNAVFGAMILFVGIEELKNTKNIEKLKKDMRLCSPIVDSLLQCLDVGDGICSKTDIINMTECIMCQENNLFQTCLEGYMECLDSIYGCILIHGCLAVATEGWWNLSPIERKLLITAVNTEDTYSTRDIPVFLPYKSPNVAFRLVSITLINQVEVLALCGPNPSLSEIERFAIQCWKNSIDALHNAEQCYPRNLPTSINLDSETLGFLLANYKVQKFILGKNMQYAKNRVSGSHRLDILRTFYHQAVETYILSSESECDTTGDNWKFVGVKETYLCSEYHKCYAVKHGDHILCILCASTVPTHTVRLVCQKILKTLLIDKQGCW, via the exons atGGTAGCCCACGTTATGTGTTTAACCTCTACTGGAGGAATTCCTTTATTTTCTCGCCAGAAAGGGGAAGGAGATACG ATGACATTTTCTAAAATAGCATCTCTATATGGGATACATATGTTTCTCAAATCACAAAACATTAAACTTTTGAATACAAATTTACCCGATACTACGATAATGTGGAAAGAATTTGAACAAAGTATTACATTAATAGTTATTGCAAGTGGAACTACCAAATCTGTATTGGATAAATTCTTAAATGCAGTTTTTGGTGCAATGATCTTGTTTGTTGGTATcgaggaattaaaaaatactaaaaacaTAGAAAAGCTGAAGAAAGATATGCGTTTGTGCAGTCCAATTGTTGATAGTTTATTGCAATGTCTTGATGTTGGTGATGGAATTTGTTCAAAAACTGATATTATCAATATGACAGAATGTATAATGTGccaagaaaataatttgtttcag ACATGCTTAGAGGGTTATATGGAATGTTTGGATTCTATATATGGATGCATCTTAATACATGGGTGTTTAGCAGTAGCTACAGAAGGATGGTGGAATTTAAGTCCcattgaaagaaaattattaataacagcTGTTAATACAGAAGATACTTATAGCACGCGAGACATTCCAGTATTTTTACCTTATAAAAGTCCAAAT GTAGCTTTTAGATTAGTATCCATTACGTTGATCAATCAAGTTGAAGTATTAGCCTTATGTGGACCCAATCCGAGTTTATCAGAGATTGAAAGATTTGCCATACAATGTTGGAAAAATAGTATTGATGCTTTACACAATGCAGAACAATGTTATCCGCGTAACTTACCTACATCTATAAATTTGGATTCAGAGACACTTGG GTTTCTGTTAGCAAATTATAAGGTACAAAAGTTTATACTTGGTAAGAATATGCAGTACGCAAAAAATAGAGTCAGTGGTTCACACAGATTGGACATATTAAGAACATTTTATCATCAAGCTGTAGAGACATATATATTATCTTCAGAATCTGAATGTGATACAACAGGTGATAATTGGAAATTTGTTGGTGTAAAAGAAACTTATCTATGTTCAGAGTATCATAAATGTTATGCAGTTAAACATGGAGATCATATACTTTGCATTCTATGTGCCTCCACAGTTCCTACTCATACAGTAAGATTGGTTTGTCAAAAAATATTGAAGACATTGCTCATTGATAAACAAGGCTGTTGGTAA